A genome region from Streptomyces pratensis includes the following:
- a CDS encoding succinic semialdehyde dehydrogenase, which produces MTDSQAFTTTSAASGTRVGTNPVAAAPAGARTAADVVTPEVIAQLTRGVVGSGRTANHSPFTGEKLADLPESTPEDVETAFDRARAAQPAWAATPVRARAAVLLRFHDLVLQRQSEVLDLIQLETGKARLHAHEEVLAVAVAARHYGRKAVSYLRPKRHTGVVPTLTKVTELRQPRGVVGQIAPWNYPLELSVGDALPAFVSGNAVVMKPDTETALTALWARDLLIEAGLPAGVFQVVLGEGPVVGPEVVSRADYVSFTGSTRTGRAVAQGAAARLVGVSLELGGKNAMIVLADADVEKAAAGAVRACFSSAGQLCISIERLYVHESVADDFVERFAARTKAMRLGNSLAYGADMGSLVGERQLETVSRHVTEAVEKGATLVAGGVARPDIGPLFYEPTILDGVEAPMAVCGEETFGPVVSVYRFSDEDEVVTLANATPYGLNSSVWTKDAGRGHRVAARLRTGTVNINEGYAPAYGSVQSPMGGMKDSGLGRRHGSEGILKYTEAQTVAQQRLIPLAPAFGMDDEKYAAFMSRSLKVMKAFRLR; this is translated from the coding sequence ATGACGGACTCGCAGGCCTTCACGACCACCTCCGCCGCCTCCGGCACCCGCGTCGGCACCAATCCGGTGGCCGCCGCCCCGGCGGGCGCCCGCACCGCTGCCGACGTGGTCACACCCGAGGTGATCGCCCAGCTGACCCGTGGCGTCGTCGGCTCCGGCCGCACGGCCAACCACAGCCCCTTCACCGGGGAGAAGCTGGCCGACCTGCCCGAGTCCACCCCCGAGGACGTCGAGACCGCCTTCGACCGCGCCCGCGCCGCCCAGCCCGCCTGGGCCGCGACCCCTGTCCGGGCGAGGGCCGCCGTGCTGCTCCGCTTCCACGACCTGGTCCTCCAGCGCCAGTCCGAGGTCCTCGACCTCATCCAGCTGGAGACGGGCAAGGCCCGGCTGCACGCACACGAGGAGGTGCTGGCCGTCGCCGTCGCGGCCCGGCACTACGGGCGCAAGGCCGTCTCGTACCTCAGGCCGAAGCGGCACACCGGCGTCGTCCCGACCCTCACCAAGGTCACCGAACTGCGCCAGCCGCGCGGGGTCGTCGGCCAGATCGCGCCTTGGAACTACCCGCTCGAACTCTCCGTCGGAGACGCGCTCCCCGCCTTCGTCTCCGGCAACGCGGTCGTCATGAAGCCCGACACCGAGACCGCGCTGACCGCCCTGTGGGCCCGTGACCTCCTCATCGAGGCCGGACTGCCCGCCGGGGTGTTCCAGGTCGTCCTGGGTGAGGGACCAGTGGTCGGCCCCGAGGTCGTCAGCCGTGCCGACTACGTCTCCTTCACCGGCTCCACCCGTACCGGGCGTGCGGTCGCCCAGGGCGCGGCCGCCAGGCTCGTCGGCGTGTCGCTCGAACTCGGCGGCAAGAACGCCATGATCGTCCTCGCGGACGCCGACGTGGAGAAGGCCGCCGCGGGCGCCGTCCGCGCCTGCTTCTCCTCCGCGGGGCAGCTCTGCATCTCCATCGAGCGCCTGTACGTCCACGAGTCTGTCGCCGACGACTTCGTGGAACGCTTCGCCGCCCGCACGAAGGCCATGCGCCTCGGCAACTCCCTCGCCTACGGCGCCGACATGGGCTCCCTCGTCGGCGAGCGGCAGCTGGAGACCGTCAGCCGGCACGTGACCGAAGCCGTCGAGAAGGGCGCCACGCTCGTCGCGGGCGGCGTCGCCCGCCCCGACATCGGCCCGCTCTTCTACGAGCCGACGATCCTCGACGGTGTCGAGGCGCCCATGGCCGTCTGCGGCGAGGAGACCTTCGGACCGGTCGTCTCCGTCTACCGCTTCAGCGACGAGGACGAAGTCGTCACCCTCGCCAACGCGACCCCTTACGGCCTCAACTCCAGCGTCTGGACGAAGGACGCCGGGCGGGGCCACCGCGTCGCCGCGCGGCTGCGGACCGGCACGGTCAACATCAACGAGGGGTACGCACCCGCGTACGGCAGTGTCCAGTCACCCATGGGCGGCATGAAGGACTCCGGTCTCGGCCGGCGGCACGGCTCCGAGGGCATCCTGAAATACACCGAGGCGCAGACGGTCGCCCAGCAGCGGTTGATCCCCCTCGCGCCCGCCTTCGGGATGGACGACGAGAAGTACGCAGCCTTCATGAGCCGCAGCCTCAAGGTGATGAAGGCCTTCCGGCTGCGCTGA
- a CDS encoding GMC family oxidoreductase, with amino-acid sequence MSQDSPAQNQAGPSAPAADDDAYDYDVLVVGSGFGGAVSALRLSEKGYRVGVLEAGRRFTRATLPKNSWDIKNYLWAPALGLFGIQRVHLLGKVMVLAGAGVGGGSLNYANTLYVPPAPFFEDRQWAGITDWKAELAPYYDQAKRMLGVRLNPTVTPADVHLKAVAETMGVGDTFHLAPVGVFFGDGQDADGTAHAKPGGEAADPYFGGAGPARKACSQCGECMTGCRHGAKNTLNENYLYLAEKAGAVIHPMTSVVAVTDGPDGGYRVSTVPTNRRRKAVPSVLRARKVVVAAGTYGTQTLLHTMKDEGLLPRLSSRLGELTRTNSEGLVGAQTSDRRYRRKHGTSKADFSKGVAITSSIHPDENTHIEPVRYGKGSNAMGALTILQVPYSTHRVLSWFGNVARHPWLLMRSLSNRRWSERTIIGLVMQSLDNSLTAYRKPGGVGKGLLTARQGHGSPNPTQIAEATQGATLLAQEINGFAGSNIGELMGTPLTAHFLGGCPIGASPDEGVIDPYHRLYGHPGISVVDGSAVSANLGVNPSLTITAQAERAMSFWPNKGEADTRPAQDAAYERLAAVEPLKPAVPKDAFGALKLPFLGIPVVPPKKAVTDA; translated from the coding sequence ATGTCCCAGGACAGCCCTGCCCAGAATCAGGCCGGTCCGTCCGCTCCGGCGGCGGACGACGACGCGTACGACTACGACGTCCTCGTCGTCGGCTCGGGTTTCGGCGGCGCGGTCTCGGCCCTGCGGCTGAGCGAGAAGGGGTACCGGGTCGGCGTCCTGGAAGCGGGCCGCCGCTTCACGCGCGCGACGCTGCCGAAGAACTCCTGGGACATCAAGAACTATCTGTGGGCCCCGGCGCTCGGCCTGTTCGGTATCCAGCGGGTGCATCTGCTCGGCAAGGTGATGGTGCTGGCCGGCGCGGGCGTCGGCGGGGGTTCCCTCAACTACGCCAACACTCTGTACGTGCCGCCCGCGCCGTTCTTCGAGGACCGTCAGTGGGCCGGCATCACCGACTGGAAGGCCGAGCTGGCGCCGTACTACGACCAGGCGAAGCGGATGCTCGGGGTGCGGCTCAATCCGACCGTGACCCCGGCGGACGTCCACCTCAAGGCCGTGGCCGAGACCATGGGCGTGGGCGACACCTTCCACCTCGCCCCGGTCGGCGTCTTCTTCGGTGACGGTCAGGACGCCGACGGCACGGCGCACGCGAAGCCCGGCGGGGAGGCGGCCGATCCCTACTTCGGCGGGGCGGGCCCCGCACGCAAGGCGTGCTCCCAGTGCGGCGAATGCATGACGGGCTGCCGTCACGGTGCGAAGAACACCCTCAACGAGAACTACCTGTACCTGGCGGAGAAGGCCGGTGCCGTCATCCACCCGATGACCTCCGTCGTCGCCGTCACGGACGGTCCGGACGGCGGCTACCGCGTGTCCACCGTGCCGACGAACCGGCGCCGCAAGGCGGTGCCGTCCGTGCTGCGGGCCCGGAAGGTGGTCGTCGCCGCGGGCACGTACGGCACCCAGACCCTGTTGCACACGATGAAGGACGAGGGGCTGCTGCCCCGGCTGTCGTCCCGGCTCGGTGAGCTGACCCGCACCAACTCCGAAGGCCTGGTGGGAGCGCAGACCAGCGACCGCCGCTACCGCAGGAAGCACGGGACCTCCAAGGCCGACTTCAGCAAGGGCGTCGCCATCACCTCGTCGATCCACCCCGACGAGAACACCCACATCGAGCCGGTGCGTTACGGCAAGGGCTCCAACGCGATGGGCGCGCTGACCATCCTGCAGGTGCCCTACAGCACCCACAGGGTGCTGAGCTGGTTCGGCAACGTGGCCAGGCACCCGTGGCTCCTGATGCGCTCGCTGTCCAACCGGCGCTGGTCGGAGCGGACCATAATCGGCCTCGTCATGCAGTCGCTCGACAACTCACTGACGGCGTACCGCAAGCCCGGCGGCGTCGGCAAGGGACTGCTCACAGCCCGGCAGGGGCACGGTTCACCCAACCCGACCCAGATCGCCGAGGCCACCCAGGGCGCGACGCTGCTGGCCCAGGAGATCAACGGTTTCGCCGGATCGAACATAGGGGAGCTGATGGGCACCCCGCTCACCGCGCACTTCCTCGGCGGCTGCCCCATCGGGGCGAGTCCTGACGAGGGCGTCATCGACCCGTACCACCGGCTGTACGGGCACCCGGGAATCTCCGTGGTCGACGGGTCCGCCGTGTCCGCGAACCTGGGCGTCAACCCGTCGCTGACGATCACGGCGCAGGCGGAGCGCGCGATGTCCTTCTGGCCCAACAAGGGCGAGGCGGACACGCGTCCGGCGCAGGACGCGGCCTACGAACGGCTCGCCGCGGTCGAACCCCTGAAGCCCGCCGTGCCGAAGGACGCGTTCGGCGCCCTCAAGCTGCCGTTCCTGGGGATACCCGTGGTGCCGCCGAAGAAGGCTGTCACCGACGCCTGA
- a CDS encoding chorismate mutase — MKSTAPTKTAAERTGAHTDEAASLIGDARTRIDALDDRIIGLVQERMAVSAVIQEARITSGGRRVNLSREMDVLSHYSDALGKPGTALAMTLLELCRGRV, encoded by the coding sequence ATGAAAAGCACCGCACCCACGAAGACCGCCGCCGAGCGGACCGGCGCGCACACCGACGAGGCCGCGTCCCTGATCGGAGACGCCCGGACGCGCATCGACGCCCTGGACGACCGGATCATCGGTCTCGTACAGGAGCGCATGGCCGTCTCCGCGGTCATCCAGGAGGCGAGGATCACGTCCGGGGGCCGCCGGGTGAACCTCTCCCGTGAGATGGACGTACTCAGCCACTACAGCGATGCCCTGGGCAAGCCGGGCACGGCACTCGCCATGACGCTGCTGGAGCTGTGCCGCGGCCGGGTGTGA
- a CDS encoding LAETG motif-containing sortase-dependent surface protein, protein MKLRRTLALAAATAVIGPVVLLSAPAAFAETETTTTETASPTPTETPSETPSETASPENTESASPSVTPSATETSDGTAPGTASPTPTDTESETPSATPTPTASETDEEEEPGEDEELGNCEPQPLDLAINGLSGKIARGSGWDRFTLNAYNDSDKTVKNVMFFAGAATDKAGEHLFTSKQVRIQALNEADGTWEDLEGDGTASGYVGETDELKPGYEVDIDLRLKVAASAPVGAGFSLGGGLVFGDEIAVPCFTDVAYKFQIVDAGDGGGPKPQEGGSVPVPDTKPTGDTTKVTGSLAETGSSSSTTMFALAGGAAVVLGAGAMFVVRRRSNGDAAA, encoded by the coding sequence ATGAAGCTTCGTCGCACCCTGGCACTCGCTGCCGCCACCGCTGTCATAGGCCCGGTCGTCCTGCTGTCGGCGCCGGCCGCCTTCGCGGAGACCGAGACCACGACGACCGAGACCGCCTCGCCCACGCCCACCGAGACGCCGAGCGAGACTCCGTCCGAGACCGCGTCCCCCGAGAACACCGAGTCGGCTTCGCCGTCGGTGACCCCGTCGGCCACGGAGACGTCCGATGGCACCGCGCCCGGGACCGCCTCCCCGACCCCGACCGACACGGAGTCGGAGACGCCGTCCGCGACGCCGACGCCCACCGCCTCGGAGACCGACGAGGAGGAGGAGCCCGGAGAGGACGAGGAGCTCGGCAACTGCGAGCCCCAACCGCTGGACCTCGCGATCAACGGCCTGTCCGGCAAGATCGCCCGGGGCAGTGGCTGGGACCGGTTCACCCTGAACGCGTACAACGACTCGGACAAGACCGTGAAGAACGTCATGTTCTTCGCGGGCGCCGCCACCGACAAGGCGGGCGAGCACCTCTTCACCAGCAAGCAGGTCAGGATCCAGGCGCTCAACGAGGCCGACGGCACCTGGGAGGACCTGGAGGGCGACGGCACCGCGTCCGGATACGTCGGCGAGACCGACGAGCTCAAGCCCGGCTACGAGGTCGACATCGACCTGCGCCTCAAGGTGGCGGCGAGCGCCCCGGTGGGCGCCGGCTTCAGCCTCGGCGGCGGCCTCGTCTTCGGCGACGAGATCGCGGTGCCGTGCTTCACGGACGTCGCCTACAAGTTCCAGATCGTCGACGCCGGTGACGGCGGCGGCCCGAAGCCCCAGGAGGGCGGCAGCGTCCCCGTCCCCGACACCAAGCCGACCGGCGACACCACCAAGGTGACCGGCAGCCTCGCCGAGACCGGTTCTTCCTCCAGCACCACCATGTTCGCCCTCGCGGGCGGCGCCGCCGTGGTGCTGGGTGCCGGCGCGATGTTCGTCGTGCGGCGTCGCAGCAACGGTGACGCCGCCGCGTAA